The DNA sequence CGCCCGCTTCAACTTCTTGCGCTCTTCCCTGCTCAACTTCGATGTATTTGCCATAAGTCCGGTCAGACCCTTTCTAACTGCGCGTATTTCTCTACCAGCTTCTTCAGTCCGAAGCGCAGGAATTGTACCGTAATCTTGGCGTCGTCGCCCTCTCCCTCGCGTTTGTACACCGTCCCCTCGCCGTACTTGGGGTGCCGGACCTTCTGTCCCGGGCGAAAGCCGGTTCGAGTTCCCTCGCTCCGCTCGGGATTTCGGCTGCGGGCTCCCGCTTCGCTCACGCCCGCAGAACGCCTCAACTTTCCTCTGGAGGCAAAGAAGTCCGCGATGTTCTCGATGGAGTTGTAGGTGGGCCCGGAGTAAGCGCCTCTCCCCTTACCCCCGCGGCCGAGGGCGGCCGCGCCACGTGGGTCGGGGCGCTGGTCTTCGTCCTCATAGTTGAAATCGGAAGGCACTGCCGAGGAGCGCACAGCCGTCCTCGGCTGTGCGCTTTTCGCTTGTGTAGGCACTCCCAGGTCTTCGAGCAACGCCGGCGGGATCTCTTCCAGGAAGCGCGAGGCCTCGCTCACCTCCGGCATCTCGCTGGCGTAGCGCCGCCGGTAGCGGGCGCGGGTGAGCACCAGTTGGTTCATGGCCCGCGTCATGCCCACGTAGCACAGCCGCCGCTCCTCTTCGAGTTCTTCGGGATTCATCAGCGTGCGCGAGTGCGGGAACAGGCCCTCCTCCAGGCCCACCAGGAAGACCATGGGGAACTCCAGGCCCTTGGCGGCGTGCAGGGTCATGAGCGAGATCTGGGCGCGCTGGTCGAAGTCGTCGGTCTCCGCCACCAGCGCCGCGTGGTCCAGAAAGTCGGCCAGCGACTCGCCGCGGTCGCGCGCGTCCATGGCCGCGTTCACCAGCTCGCGCAGGTTGTCGATGCGCGAGTAGGCCTCCGGCGAGCCTTCCTCCTCCAGCAGCTTGATGTAACCGGTGCGGTCGATGAGGAACTTCAGGATTTCTGGAATGGTCGCCGGCCCGCCGGGCTTGCGGAAGGCTTCGGGAGTGTCATCGTCAGCGGGCGCAGGTTTCTCGTTGCTCGTTTCTCGTTTCTCGAAGTCTTCCTGTTCGATCCCCGCGGCGCCCTCTGTGGTTAGCTTTTCCGCAAAAGTCCCCTCGAGCATGGCGCGCGCGTCCTCGATCAGCTCGCGGAATCCGCGCAGCGACGTCACCGCCCGCGTCGGCACCAGCTTCTTCTCCACTGCCTCGCCGGTCGCCGACCACAGCGAGAGGCCGGTCTCGAGCGCCAGCCGCTCCAGCGTCTCCTGCGTGCTCTTCCCGATGCCGCGCGTCGGGGTGTTGACCACCCGCAGCAGGGCCACCGAGTCCTCCGGATTCTGCAAGAGTTTGAGGTAGGAGAGCAGGTCCTTCACCTCGGCGCGCTCGTAGAAGGAGAAGCCGCCCACCACGTGATACT is a window from the Terriglobales bacterium genome containing:
- a CDS encoding 3'-5' exonuclease; translated protein: EAYLNSSDPVAERVAHIFEVYQQALRKANALDFDDLLLEAVRLLRSSGETRQRYQQRFEHLLVDEYQDTNRPQYELMLLLAGERHNLCVVGDEDQSIYSWRGADIRNILEFEKDFPEAKVIRLEQNYRSTENILQAASAVVANNVRRKGKRLWTARQGGAKLGYYEAPDGENEALFIADCIARAQRQAGEQGEDGLRAAVLYRTNFQSRLFEEAMRRYQLKYHVVGGFSFYERAEVKDLLSYLKLLQNPEDSVALLRVVNTPTRGIGKSTQETLERLALETGLSLWSATGEAVEKKLVPTRAVTSLRGFRELIEDARAMLEGTFAEKLTTEGAAGIEQEDFEKRETSNEKPAPADDDTPEAFRKPGGPATIPEILKFLIDRTGYIKLLEEEGSPEAYSRIDNLRELVNAAMDARDRGESLADFLDHAALVAETDDFDQRAQISLMTLHAAKGLEFPMVFLVGLEEGLFPHSRTLMNPEELEEERRLCYVGMTRAMNQLVLTRARYRRRYASEMPEVSEASRFLEEIPPALLEDLGVPTQAKSAQPRTAVRSSAVPSDFNYEDEDQRPDPRGAAALGRGGKGRGAYSGPTYNSIENIADFFASRGKLRRSAGVSEAGARSRNPERSEGTRTGFRPGQKVRHPKYGEGTVYKREGEGDDAKITVQFLRFGLKKLVEKYAQLERV